The sequence AAACTTTTCTCCCCAACTAAGGcgagaaaatgaaaggaaaacTCATTCCATTTCATCATTCCAAACCCTACCCTTCTCTTTTTCTCGAAGACTCTTCTTCAACCTGGGACTCAGCCGTGCATGCTACCCACTTCCAACGCTATCAACCACTGCAACTGTTACCAACGGTCCATTCTTCTACCACTACTCAACCATTCTGGTCACAGCGTCTTGCATCTACTGGTAAAATTATGTAAGTTTTCTATGCTACTCTTATTTTACCTTTCATTCTTTATATTCATAGATTTGTGTGTATGAGATTTAATTTTGCAGTATAGGGACAGAAATAAGAGGTTTTGGTTCGATTTACTAGTTTGTGAATTTTCATGTGTGTAaactgtttgataaaatgctccaATGAAAAAATTCAAACTACTAATTCATAAGTTAATCAGAGTTGAAGAGATTGATGTGTGTATACACTATAGATAAGTTTTTGATGTTGCTCTTATTTCATATTTGACGCTATATACTGATGGATCTGTGTTTGTGATTTAATTTTGAAGTATATGGATAGAGATTATATGTTAGTTTGATTTATTACTTTGTTAATTTTCATGTATGTAAACTGTTTGCTGAAATGCTCCAATAAAAAATGTTGATTCATAGTTTGTTAACTTTTATGTCTATaaattgtttgataaaatgctccaataaaaaatataactgGTAAAACAAACTTGGTTTAGCTAAACTAAATGATTTCACAGGACacacaaattattattattagggagCTAAGTTATTAAACGATAGAAATTAACAACTTACCTTTCACGGCAAAGTAAACTTGGTCCACTGCGCTTGTTCGCAAACTTGCTCCATAATCTACACTTTTATAACTATTcaactattttatttatttatacacAAAATTCATAAGTAATTCTCACATGGATAGGTCATGAAGctgattaaaataatttttttatataaaaaggaCAGCTAAAAAAAACGTTAaacaattttaaatatttgattagTAGGTAAATTTATGATataacatataaaaaattaattactatctTTATGGGAATAGtctttgtatataaaaaaaattcttatacAGCGTTTAATAATTTTCTTCTAAAATACTCCTTTCTATATatccataatattttttatttttatgtaaatttaAACCCCAAATCACATTAACACCTATTAGTTGCTTTCGTTttctgtgttttttatttttggtttctttcatatgtagtttatgtttaaattttttcGAGAGGTATAAGAAATTGTTATCTTTCaattgattgagattcttttacAATTACTTATATTCTTTGATTAGGAGGTCATATATATAAATACTAGTTATTTAATTGCATTGCTTATGCTTAACATATGAtgctatatttttttgtttttgttggtgCTGTAAATGTACGATATGTACATTTGAAACTACAAAGTGCTTGTTAAATGGATAAGGCTGATCATGAAGAAAGTTTTTTGGTCGTCAATatggaagacatctttaattGTGATTTCTCACTAAACCTTTCCTTTAAGTTTGGGGTCGATAATCAGGAAAACATGTTAACCCTTGAAAACCAAGAACATATATTAACAGTTTTGAGGGAGGATTGGAAAAGACGACAAAAATTATGCACAATAACACTGATATGTTACATTGTGCACATGTTATATTTATTGAAATGTATGTCTACGAGGGTTGACAAATCCATCTCCCATAAATTGGTTGGGCGAGAACAAATTCGAGCTACCTTAATGCAACAGTTAAGAGAAACTCATAGGTATCGTGACATCCTACGCATGGGCCCTAATGCATTTCTTCAATTGTGCGAGAAATTAAGAGCAACATGTCAAGTGAGAGATACAAAACATGTTACAGTAGAGGAGCAAGTTGCTAGGTTCTTGTATATAATAGCTCATAATGTGAAAACTAGAACCGTTTCTTTTTTCTACCACCGGTCTGGAGAAACTGTTAGCCGTCACTTCCATGCTGTGCTACGGGCAATTATTTTACTAGAAGATGAATTTCTTCGACAACCATCTGCATCCATTATTTCTCCGGCGATCCTTCACAATCATAGATTTTATCCTTATTTTAAGGTATGGACATGTACAATTACATGAATAAATAATTTTGATTGATATATACAATTTCAAGTTACTTTATTAAATAATGGACTATTATTTAGGATTGTATTGGAGCTATAGATGAAACACATTTTCGTGTCAAAGTACCCATAGGAGATCAACCCAAATTTCGATGGAGAAAAGATTGGCCGACACAAATTGTATTAGCTGCATGTGATTTCGATATGAAGTTCACTTATGTATTAACGGGTTGGGAAGGAACAGCATCTGACTCAAAAGTTCTTAAGAATGCATTATCGAGGGATGATAATCTTAAACTTCCACGAGGTACATAAGACTATATTGTCTCATTAGTAGGTAAAGATTAGTAGTTTGTGTGTTTATactaaattaatcattttaaATGATGGATTCtgtaggaaaattttgtcttggGGATGCTGGATTTATGCTGAAGCATGGATTAATTACCCCATACCGAGGTGTAAGGTATCACTTAAAAGAGTATGCAAGACGTGGCCCAGAAAATGAAAAGGAATTATTTAATCTTCATCATGCTTCATTGAGAAATGTTATCGAAAGgtcatttggagttttgaagaaaagattTGCAATAATCACAAGCGACACTGAACCACATTATGACTTTGAAACTATGACTGAAATTGTGCTAGCTTGTTGCATATTACATAACTTTTTAATGGGTGTAGATCCTGATCCACATCTCATAGCTCAAGTTGATCGAGAACTACAAGAAAATAATCCAGAAGAGGATGAAATAGTTCGACATGAATAAGATGAAGACTATAGGCAGGGAGCCATGTTAAGGGATAAAATAGCTACTCAAATGTGGGCTGACTATCAACTAGGGCTCTGATCActcatttaaaaaattttgcaAATAAAGTTATTAGTTGTATTATGTGTGCGCTGAGTTGATATTATAACTTTGATTTGTTATTATTGAATTCATGTTACCTCTTGATGTGTTATTATATTCTGTTTAATGACTTTGGTGTGCAATTATTGAATCAAGTTGTCACATGTTGTACTTATGGAGTGTATTGAATCTTTATTTATTGAATAACTGATAAGATAGTTTACAAAAACTTTGATTTAAGATTATGGATGTTATTTCTATCCACTTGTTTTGTAGATTGACAAGTGTTAATGGCAAAGAGAGCATCATGCCAAGGTGAGGCTACTAGTCGGGATACCTTAAGATGGACCGACGAAATGGATACAACCTTCATTGATGCTTTGATTGAAGAATGTCGCAAAGGAAATAGAGTGGATGGCACATTTACTACAATGGCATATGACAATGTACTTTCACTTTTGAGATCTATCTATGGTAATCACCTCTGCAAAGAGAATTTTAAGAATAGACTCAAGACTTTAAAAGATCATTTTGAAGTTTGTTATGATCATTTTCATGGGCTTAGTGGATTTTCTTAGAATCCAATTACAAAGATATTTGAGGCTGAAGCTGAAGTTTGGAAAGAATTGATTAAGGTAAACTTTATgcatttactattttttttgttttaaatttcactAGTAAATATTGAAGAATTAtttcaataatatatatttacataTAGACATACTCATAGTAAATATTCTTCTATTTGATTTAGGCAAAACCAAAAGTGAAAAAGTGGATGCGTACTCCAATCAAACACTATGATAAATTGTTTGAGATATATGGTACAGACAGGACAACCGAAAAACATGCTGAAAGTgccaaagaaaaagtgaaaaggtGGAAGAAGCATAAAGAAACAATTAACTTGAATGATGATAATAGTTTCTTAAATATGGAAGAGGAGTGGAATGACGAGCCAATTACTCCTCGTGCTACTAGTTTTACAATGGGTCATAGTCCTGAAATTggtttatctaaccaatcaactaGCTCTCAAGGAACATCATCAAGAGGTACTAAACGCAAAACAACCATGAGTGATAAATTAGAATCAGAAATGGAAAGAATGAGTCAAGGCATTCAAGCATTGACTAAAATGATGAAAGATGGGAATCATTTTTATGAGAGATCAATTAATATTGCTGAAAAGCAAGTGTTAACAGCTGAAGAACAAGTGCAGGTAGCTAAGTAGCAAGTTCAAATTGCTAAACAAAAAGTGTGAATAGCTGAAAGGAGTCTTGTAATTCTTGAGTAAAGTAGGCCTCGAATTTACTCTGAAAATGACGTATGGACTGAGTTAGAGAATTTAGGTGTGATGCCAGAGTTGTGCATGAGGTGTTACCACTTTTTATGTAGAGAAGATAGAGCTAAGAGAGAATTTTTTGGTGTTCCAGCTGACGTACGTCTTGCCACATTATATGAATTGATGAAAGAAGCAGGTGCACTCTAGAAACAATAGTCCTAGTAACTGTGGCTAATATTTTGAGACTGGCACAAATATAACTTTAAGATCAAGAAAGGTATTGGTATCTTTATATTTTGTGGGTAACATATCTATGACTTAATTAAGGCTTATAATGAAAAAACCTCATGTCTTTGTATTTTGTGACTTTGATAGCTATAACTATTGTTAACTATGCTATAAGTAATGAGTTAGTCAAAGAAGTCTATGCTATTAGTAATGACTTGATCAAAGAGGTCCCAGTATTAAGTTTGTTAGCTTCATAtgtaaattttgtttttaattgacCTTAGCGTGTTATCATGTAAGACTTCTTTCATGTGTATTTGTAAGTGTAATATAAGGCATAATATATTAATCAAATGATATAATGTGATCGGTTAGCCTCTTTAGAACGACGTACATATACTTATTAATTTGAATAtttcttctttttaaaattatctCCAGTTTATGTATTGGGATGAgtattaaacaaaaataaaatttatatctaAATAGATCACTCTAAttttgtgattattattattattattattattattattattattattattattattattattattattaacttgttatattataaatataattaaattttgttgttattatttaatGACATTTATAAATATTTACATAATAATTATATACATAATAACATTACTATATAATATGAAGGGTAATATTGTCATTATATAACTTAATTCattttttctcttcatttttctttccaaacaaacaacataaattatttatctttcaatatcTTTCCATCATATTTTTCTTCCATCTAAATACACCCATAGAAATTAAATTTCActtcaatttcttttctttttatttcttttcactCAATTTCTCTCCTTCCTATTTCTTTCCACCCCCAAACAAAGTATTAgtattaatttactttttttatttttcttttcaaacaaacaacataaattatttatcttttaatatttttctattttattttcctttcatccaaacacacccataaaaattaaatttcacttctatttttttttatttcttttcactCAATTTCTCTCCTTTCTATTTCTTTTCACTCCCAAACAAAACGTTAGTTTATTTGCTTCATCCATTAAATGAGTTGTTAGTAAGATTATCTTAAATTGTTTTATTAACTGCCAAGTCAAACACATTGAGTATGGATCCATTCTGCTGGTAGGTTCATCAAGAATTATAACCTGCCAAGTAAGACCAAAGGATAGAGAGTGATaacaatgataataataaaaaaaaagtggtgtttgaaaaaagaaatacatataattataaatataaaaagtaaTGCTAATTGCtaaaaagacaaaaaatacagttagaacttgtcttatttaacatttattaattgtcgTAATAATTAATTGGAAAAGCTCTACATACAAGCGATTAGGGCTTGTAAGCATTACAAGTCAATTAACCCCTAACCCTCCAAAACACGCTGCAAGTGCTACGTCCCTTACACGCGCTAtatataactaccaaatttaaaagatttgtttccttcttcgttctccttctttccaaatttgctcgttcttcttctcgcgcgtcttccccTGCTCTTTCGATCGTTCTTTTCTCCTCCTTCCTCACTGGTTTGTTCTTCGTCATTGACGTTAGTTCCTCTCTCTGTAACTCCAGCTTCGTTTTCTTTTCGATtttctggtttctgaaatcaaagtttgaactcgttttgaagataatggattattcaacctcagattgtcagctgaatcagggcgaagtggattatgaatttgaatctaacgtaGTTcttgaggtttgatttacatatgattactctgaattttgttgcatttatttgtatagcattgtgtagctgaataattcgtgaacattgactgtgaaactaaCGCGTGAACATAAATCTGTGgattgaatctaatgtattagttttgattaattatctgcaatttatagcagacgctcgggtgtagatcaaaATTTTTTGGCTGTATTTTTGGggaaagtgtgggtgtatttacagtttatggctttttttgttattttagttgagttgttgtcgttcgggtgtattagatcagacatgattgggtgtattttttatttttgacatggtgtattctgcagcctctctctgttgatgaccagtttgttcccaaggttggaatgacctttaccaccatTGAAGATGCTGAAAAAgtttacaggaactacgccaaggctgcagagttttctacaagagttcggagcacaaatagaaagggaaacgagattaagaatcaattgattacatgtagcagagagggaaaatggaaatctaaaatatctcaaacagcacagggaactaagcatgtccattcgtcgtacaatagagaataacgaggagggtggtattagaccaagcaaaacttaccaatcatttgttgcggctgccgggggtcatcgcgagttaaattttattgaaaaggatgtgaggaattacattacgagaGAAGTGCGAGAAGCGTGGGTGTACTtaaagactcatttgataggaattggaatgattttctgctgaattttggtcttgtggacaacaagtgactttcaggtaatgtttgtttaaaatctgcagcagaggtgtaaatttaattttttttcgggtgtatttatagtctgtgtttaggtgtattctgcagatctctatgaagactgtcatatatggattccaatctatctggatcaccacttctggggagggatgagaagcacacaaaggagcgagagcatgcattcttTTGGGTGTAAAAGCAgtgttcttttgggtgtatttctgaattttcttgtatttcacattttacatatatatacatatatatacttcagaatcttgtttttatgttataaaatactgtttgttttttttttacaacggtttaagggttttaggtattagggtttagggttttagggtttacggtttaggtttTATGATTTACGGGTTAGGGGTTAAGGTttaggttttaagtgtttagagttcagggttttagggataaagcatcagggggatagatttttgggtgtatattcaactttctttgggtgtaaaaaatggcaggttatgggtgtatatttggtttgatgttttccttcatattataatacctgtaattcatacattttgaatacagcagagagagtttaattattgaaagaaattttacaataaactggattataattggaaaatttttacagcatgtgttcaatttgttacaggactatataacatttacattaatcagtgtcaatatccttagaatctatctgacaatttggtgatgcacccttagtggtgggatgtgcatcaGGCCACCAAATCCCAAATCCCTAACAATTGTTTTCTTCTCCTCGCTCATGTTTCTGAATTTCTCACTTAACAAATGtgttgcacacttaaggtctttgatttgctgtaaacaaagcaaaattatagtcagatatatttctattatataaaactgatttcatctaagacatatatttgttcttataTTTTTTCCAGCTTGGTTTCTCGCTgccattttttctaaaataaaaaatacacccatagattgAGAGTTCTAATCTTCGCGACGAGTCCTATCTCTGCAGTTTGGAATGTTGCTCGAAAACGGACGGTTTGTGTTTTTTTCGAAGGGCTTGGAGAAGTGGAAGAGTGCGCCATTAAGGAGCACTATTTTGCGAAGAGCAACCGTTGAGTGGGTCGCGTGTAGTTTACGTTCCATTCAAAGAGAGATGAGTGCGCGTGTGAATGAAGTGTGGGTTGGGAACTTGTAAAACTTGTAGGGCCtttttgcttgtatgtgtagcaggcccgataattaataaatgttaaataattaGCATTTCTAAGAAAAATACTGAAATCAGATAAACCGTTAAAGTTTGAGTAATATTAATTGGCACCTACTCAAATGAAGATgttaaaaatatcttcttataaaGAGTCTTGTGTTAAAAGTGTGCTTTATTTATTTGGCCACACTTTAGAAAAAGATAATACTTTTTataatatatcaaaatcaaaCCCTTCGATTCATTATCTAACAGTAGAAAAGATATATCTTCACATAAAGACAATTATAACATCTTCATAGTAGTATCCACCATATTAATTTCAGGGATAAATATGTTCAAATACCGCAACTTCAACTGCACATGCCATAAAGCAAGTTCCTAACTACCATCCCCACACTAAAAAACTAGTGTAAAGAAAACAAAACGCAGCAAACAAGAAATGGGTTCAATCCCCTCGGAAGAATTCAACAGTTCCTTCCACGCACTTCTATTCCCATTCATGTCCAAAGGCCACACAATCCCCCTCCTCCACTTTGCCCGCCTCCTCCTCCGCCGCAATTTCTCCGTCACCCTCTTCACCACCACCGCTAACCGCCCCTTCATCGCCGACTCTCTTTCCGGCACCGCCGCCTCTATCGTCACGCTCCCGTTCACAGTCTCCACCACCAACAACGACATCCCGCCCGGAATAGAGAGCACGGACAAGCTCCCATCCATGTCCCTCTTCTTCGAGTTCGCCATGGCCACCGCCTCCATCCAACCGCACTTCGAGCAAGCCCTCGAGACCCTGCCACGTGTCAGCTTCATGGTCACCGACGGGTTTCTCTGGTGGACCCTACAATCCGCCAACAAATTCCACATCCCGAGGCTCGTCTTCTTCGGCATGAGCTGTTATAGCGTCAGCGTCTTTAGGGAAGCAGGGATGCAAGGAATATTCCGTGGGCCCCAACCTGACGACGAGTTAGTCGAGTTGACTCGGTTTCCATGGATCAAAATCTGCAAGGAAGACTTGGAGCCAAGTTCCAGAAACGCCGAACCAGGGAGTATCCCTTACGAGTTCAACGTGAAATTGATTGGAGCCTCGGTCAACAGCTACGGCACTGTGGTCAACAGTTTCTACGAACTAGAGCCTCTGTTCGTTGACTATTTGAAAACCACGAATACTTCTCATAAGTATTGGTGCGTTGGTCCGTTGTGCCTCGCTGATGACGTGGGTAGTTTTTCGGGTACGAAGGAACCGAAATGGATGACGTGGCTGCATCAGAAAAAGAAGTGCTCGGTTTTGTACGTGGCTTTTGGGTCACAGGCGGAGGTTTCGAATGAAGAGTTGGAGGAGATAGCGATGGGGTTGGAAGAATCCATGGTGAGTTTCTTGTGGGTGATAAGAAAGAAGGATTGGGTTCTACCAAAGGGGTTCGAAGAGAGGGTTGAAGGGAGCGGGATGGTGGTGAGGGAGTGGGTGGATCAACGGGAGATACTGAATGATGAGAGAGTGGGTGGGTATGTGAGCCACTGCGGGTGGAACTCGGTGGTGGAGAGCGTGTGCGGCGGGGTTCCGATGGTGGCGTGGCCGATGATGGCGGAGCAGCACGTGAACGCGAGGATGGTGGAGGAGGAGTTGAAGGTGGGGATTAGAATGGAGACGTGTGATGGGAGGGTGAGGGGGTTTGTGAAAAGAGAAGGGGTGAGCAAGTGTGTGAAGGAGTTGATGGAAGGGGAGAGAGGGATTCAGTTACGTCAGAATGTTAAGGTGTTGGCTCGGATAGCTAGGATGGCTGTTCAGGAAGGTGGTTCCTCTTGGTCAGCTTTGGACCATCTCATTCATGAGTTGTGCTCAAAGAAGTAGAACAAAATATATGACTGGATAAAATCAACAACCTACTCTAGCAACTCTAAAATTTATTCAATTCAAGTAAAATATATTACATTTTAAATTATTCTCaagtaaatcttaatattaaaataatcatctgtACACTTACTGAATTGAACATCCGactattgttcacattatttaatatttttattgtctacctaTAATTGCTAGAAGAATTATTTTTTACATCTTTATGaccttaataaaaaattttagtgacTTGAACAAACCAACCTCTAAACGTTCTAATTTATCCGAAATAGCTAAGGTATTGCTAACAAAGAGTGAAATTCAATCAAACAGTACGTAGTTCTACCTGGCCAAAAGAAGGAATTAGGAAGAGGTGGTATTAAGTTCGAGAGGTTATCTATATGGATGCATGGTTGATTTGTGATAGGCGCAGTAATTAGCTGCTGGAAGCATGCAAATTAAAAGGACAGCAGCAATGATGCTGCCATTGTTGGGTAGGAAGGAAATGCATAAGGTAGAAGCTGGTGATGAACAAAAGATGGTGATGCCAATTTATAATTGCTGGTGAATGTATGTATTCCACATTTCCACTAACATAATTCTGATTATTGATTTATTGCAACACTTAGTCCTCTCttaaaaaatgtatttttattatttatagccTAAACAGTATGTGCAGGTGCAGTCTTATTTTAAAAAcgtttgaatttttttatcatgCATTATATCTTACAAAATTAAATGGTTAAATAGAAACACTAAAATAGTATGTATTTAACATATATTTCTACGTTATTACGATTCTATTTTCTCCTATACGatgtctatttatttatttagtacaTGGTCACTAATGTGGATATGTGGTTGATTTGAGATAAGCAATTGGGCGGCGAAAGAACAGTGATATATAGCTACTATATATTGGGTAGGAAAGGAACTCCAGCGGTACAGATAATTCTAAGTTCCTAACTGAACGAATGCACTAGGAAGACGGTGATGAACAGAAAGAAGGTGATGTCAGTCTATGTCTCAAACTTGTTTAACACATTTAATGTTCAAATTCTAAATACTTTCTCTTCAACTAAGTTACGAGTCTATGTTACTACTACAAATTGAAAGGGCAATTTGCCATGACAACTTTTGTGGCTTCTCTTCATATGCTTCTTGGCCCCCTGGCACCCTTCATCACATTTACTTTACCTCATTCAATTAAGTCCTATGAAGATAAATTCTCCTTTAAACTACCTTACATCTAAATGATCCAATAACATGTAAGTTTATTTTTCATTTACACCATATTCAAGCGCTTACTTCCAGAGAACACCCTTAAGGATAATTTCTCAACTTCGAAAACGTCATGATTATGCAAATTAAACCAACTAGACCATGTAACGTTTAGTATAGTTTAACATAGTCCTTTTAAGGCTTATGCAAATCTCTACAT is a genomic window of Arachis ipaensis cultivar K30076 chromosome B06, Araip1.1, whole genome shotgun sequence containing:
- the LOC110264163 gene encoding uncharacterized protein LOC110264163 yields the protein MDKADHEESFLVVNMEDIFNCDFSLNLSFKFGVDNQENMLTLENQEHILTVLREDWKRRQKLCTITLICYIVHMLYLLKCMSTRVDKSISHKLVGREQIRATLMQQLRETHRYRDILRMGPNAFLQLCEKLRATCQVRDTKHVTVEEQVARFLYIIAHNVKTRTVSFFYHRSGETVSRHFHAVLRAIILLEDEFLRQPSASIISPAILHNHRFYPYFKDCIGAIDETHFRVKVPIGDQPKFRWRKDWPTQIVLAACDFDMKFTYVLTGWEGTASDSKVLKNALSRDDNLKLPRGKFCLGDAGFMLKHGLITPYRGVRYHLKEYARRGPENEKELFNLHHASLRNVIERSFGVLKKRFAIITSDTEPHYDFETMTEIVLACCILHNFLMGVDPDPHLIAQVDRELQENNPEEDEIVRHE
- the LOC107605320 gene encoding UDP-glycosyltransferase 90A1-like; this translates as MGSIPSEEFNSSFHALLFPFMSKGHTIPLLHFARLLLRRNFSVTLFTTTANRPFIADSLSGTAASIVTLPFTVSTTNNDIPPGIESTDKLPSMSLFFEFAMATASIQPHFEQALETLPRVSFMVTDGFLWWTLQSANKFHIPRLVFFGMSCYSVSVFREAGMQGIFRGPQPDDELVELTRFPWIKICKEDLEPSSRNAEPGSIPYEFNVKLIGASVNSYGTVVNSFYELEPLFVDYLKTTNTSHKYWCVGPLCLADDVGSFSGTKEPKWMTWLHQKKKCSVLYVAFGSQAEVSNEELEEIAMGLEESMVSFLWVIRKKDWVLPKGFEERVEGSGMVVREWVDQREILNDERVGGYVSHCGWNSVVESVCGGVPMVAWPMMAEQHVNARMVEEELKVGIRMETCDGRVRGFVKREGVSKCVKELMEGERGIQLRQNVKVLARIARMAVQEGGSSWSALDHLIHELCSKK